One genomic region from Pseudomonas hormoni encodes:
- a CDS encoding gamma carbonic anhydrase family protein, with protein sequence MKYRLGDARVETHPQSWVAPNAVLVGKVKLEEGANVWFNAVLRGDNELILIGKNSNVQDGTVMHTDMGYPLTIGTGVTIGHNAMLHGCTVGDYSLIGINAVILNGAKIGKNCIIGANSLIGEGKEIPDGSLVMGSPGKVVRELTEPQKRMLEASAAHYVHNSQRYARDLVEQEE encoded by the coding sequence ATGAAATACCGCCTGGGCGATGCCCGTGTCGAGACCCATCCGCAGAGCTGGGTCGCCCCAAACGCCGTGCTGGTGGGCAAGGTCAAACTGGAAGAGGGCGCCAACGTCTGGTTCAACGCGGTGCTGCGTGGCGACAACGAACTGATCCTGATCGGCAAGAACAGCAACGTTCAGGACGGCACCGTGATGCACACCGACATGGGCTACCCGCTGACCATCGGCACTGGCGTGACCATCGGTCACAACGCCATGCTTCATGGCTGCACCGTCGGTGATTACAGCCTGATCGGCATTAACGCGGTGATCCTCAACGGCGCGAAGATCGGCAAGAACTGCATCATCGGCGCCAACTCGCTGATCGGTGAGGGCAAGGAAATTCCGGACGGTTCGCTGGTCATGGGCTCGCCGGGCAAGGTTGTTCGTGAGCTGACCGAGCCGCAAAAGAGGATGCTGGAGGCCAGCGCTGCGCACTATGTGCATAACTCGCAGCGTTACGCCCGCGATCTGGTCGAGCAGGAAGAATGA
- a CDS encoding L,D-transpeptidase family protein translates to MRWLLALFCLSFAVVSQASTVVTLDGKPIEKVLVLKSAHQLQLIADGKPLRTYRISLGKQPRGAKLMEGDKRTPEGFYWVDWRKVSDRFNLAMHISYPNVSDSARARREGVEPGGMIMIHGTPDTYDYPENLFHTLDWTDGCIAMRNMDMREVWGLVPDGTMIEIRP, encoded by the coding sequence ATGCGCTGGTTGCTTGCCCTGTTTTGCCTGTCGTTCGCTGTCGTGTCCCAGGCCTCCACCGTGGTCACCCTGGATGGCAAACCCATCGAAAAAGTACTGGTGCTCAAATCCGCCCATCAACTGCAATTGATCGCCGACGGCAAACCGCTGCGAACCTACCGCATTTCCCTGGGCAAGCAGCCCAGGGGCGCGAAGCTGATGGAAGGCGACAAGCGCACGCCCGAGGGTTTTTACTGGGTGGACTGGCGCAAGGTCAGTGACCGCTTCAACCTGGCGATGCACATTTCTTATCCGAACGTCAGCGACTCTGCCCGCGCCCGGCGCGAAGGTGTCGAGCCTGGCGGCATGATCATGATCCACGGCACCCCCGACACCTATGACTACCCGGAAAACCTGTTCCACACCCTGGACTGGACCGACGGCTGCATCGCCATGCGCAACATGGACATGCGCGAGGTCTGGGGTTTGGTGCCGGACGGCACGATGATCGAAATCCGCCCGTAA
- a CDS encoding CoA pyrophosphatase, with translation MLDELLHRVSNHTPRTLETDKRFPEAAVLVPITRSDEPELVLTLRASGLSTHGGEVAFPGGRRDPEDPDLIFTALREAEEEIGLPPGLVEVIGPLSPLISLHGIKVTPYVGVIPDFVEYRANDAEIAAVFSVPLEFFRKDPREHTHRIDYQGRSWYVPSYRYGEYKIWGLTAIMIVELINLLYDARISLHQPPKSFINT, from the coding sequence ATGCTGGACGAGCTACTGCATCGAGTAAGCAACCACACCCCACGCACACTGGAAACCGACAAGCGTTTCCCTGAGGCCGCGGTACTGGTGCCCATCACTCGCAGTGATGAACCGGAACTGGTTCTGACCCTGCGCGCCAGCGGGCTCTCGACCCATGGCGGTGAAGTCGCCTTCCCTGGCGGACGACGGGACCCCGAAGACCCGGACCTGATTTTCACCGCGCTACGTGAGGCCGAAGAAGAAATAGGCCTGCCGCCCGGGCTGGTCGAAGTGATCGGCCCGCTGAGCCCGCTGATCTCCCTGCACGGCATCAAGGTCACGCCTTATGTCGGCGTGATTCCGGATTTCGTCGAGTACCGGGCCAATGATGCCGAGATCGCAGCCGTGTTCAGCGTGCCCCTGGAATTCTTCCGCAAGGACCCGCGCGAACATACCCATCGCATCGATTACCAGGGGCGTAGCTGGTACGTACCGAGTTACCGTTATGGTGAGTACAAGATCTGGGGCCTGACGGCGATCATGATCGTCGAGTTGATCAACCTGCTCTATGACGCCAGAATCAGCCTGCACCAGCCTCCCAAGAGTTTTATCAACACCTGA
- the nagA gene encoding N-acetylglucosamine-6-phosphate deacetylase encodes MSEDNILTAGGWIRGRLIHEHGKVVSIEGVPCDPADNDLPYLLPGFIDLHVHGGGGKDIMEGAAAFETITRTHVRFGTTSLLATTMTAPSEEISSVLKAVGEFCERRPGGSARVLGVHLEGPYINPGKLGAQPNFAHTALMAEVEEYLALAPIRVITIAPEIAGHDALIRALSARGVRMQIGHTLGSYEEGVAALNAGATSFTHLYNAMSPLHHREPGIVGAALAHAKYAELIPDLLHVHPGAMRVALRSIPCLYCVTDSTAAAGMPDGEYKLGSHTVTKCLGGVRLPDGTLAGSTLTMDQALRNLVKIGLPISEASQRLSQFPADYLGIPERGRLQPGAWADCVRLDRSLTLTAVMVEGEDIDFKNA; translated from the coding sequence ATGTCCGAAGACAACATCCTCACCGCCGGCGGCTGGATACGCGGCCGGCTGATTCACGAACACGGCAAGGTCGTGTCGATTGAAGGCGTGCCCTGTGATCCGGCAGACAACGACCTGCCTTACCTGCTGCCGGGTTTCATCGACCTGCACGTTCACGGCGGCGGCGGCAAAGACATCATGGAAGGCGCGGCCGCCTTCGAAACCATCACCCGAACCCACGTGCGTTTCGGCACGACTTCGTTGCTGGCGACCACCATGACCGCGCCAAGCGAAGAGATTTCGAGCGTGCTCAAAGCCGTCGGCGAATTCTGTGAGCGACGCCCCGGCGGCAGCGCCCGGGTGCTCGGCGTGCATTTGGAAGGCCCATACATCAACCCCGGAAAACTCGGCGCCCAGCCGAATTTCGCCCATACCGCGTTGATGGCCGAAGTCGAAGAATACCTGGCGCTGGCGCCGATCCGCGTCATCACCATTGCCCCGGAAATCGCCGGCCATGACGCCTTGATCCGCGCCCTCAGCGCGCGCGGCGTGCGCATGCAGATCGGCCACACCCTCGGCAGCTACGAGGAAGGCGTGGCGGCGCTGAATGCCGGCGCGACCAGCTTCACCCACCTCTACAACGCCATGAGCCCGCTCCATCACCGCGAACCCGGCATCGTCGGCGCGGCGCTCGCCCATGCCAAATATGCGGAACTGATTCCGGACCTGCTGCACGTGCACCCCGGCGCGATGCGCGTGGCCCTGCGTTCGATCCCATGCCTGTATTGCGTCACCGATTCCACCGCCGCCGCCGGCATGCCCGACGGTGAATACAAACTCGGCAGCCACACCGTGACCAAATGCCTGGGCGGCGTGCGCTTGCCCGACGGCACTCTGGCCGGCAGCACGCTGACCATGGATCAGGCCCTGCGCAATCTGGTGAAGATCGGTTTGCCGATCAGCGAGGCCTCGCAGCGTCTTTCGCAATTCCCCGCCGATTACCTCGGCATCCCCGAACGCGGGCGCCTGCAACCCGGCGCCTGGGCCGACTGCGTGCGGCTTGATCGCTCACTCACACTGACCGCCGTCATGGTCGAAGGAGAAGACATTGACTTCAAAAATGCTTGA
- a CDS encoding MFS transporter, which translates to MTTSTTYTETTPAQPTNSATRVATASFIGTAIEFYDFYVYATAAALVIGPVFFPQTSGTAQMLSAFLTFGIAFLARPLGSALFGHFGDRIGRKSTLVASLLLMGVCTTLIGVLPGYDAIGAWAPILLCVLRFGQGLGLGGEWGGAALLATENAPKGKRAWFGMFPQLGPSIGFLAANGLFLTLAMTLDDEQFRSWGWRIPFLLSAALVMVGLYVRLKLHETPVFANAMARQERVKIPLVELFSQYWMPVLLGAGSMVVCYALFYISTVFSLSYGVSTLGYTRETFLALLCFAVLFMAAATPLSAWASDRYGRKPVLIIGGVLAILSGFLMEPLLTQGSTWGVALFLCIELFLMGVTFAPMGALLPELFPTHVRYTGASAAYNLGGIVGASAAPFFAQKLVAMGGLSYVGGYVSGAAVLSLIAVLCLKETRHNDLNRVA; encoded by the coding sequence ATGACGACCAGCACGACTTATACCGAAACCACGCCAGCGCAACCGACGAACTCCGCCACCCGTGTGGCCACTGCGAGTTTCATCGGCACCGCCATCGAGTTCTACGACTTCTACGTGTATGCCACTGCCGCGGCGCTGGTGATCGGTCCGGTGTTCTTTCCGCAGACCTCCGGCACCGCCCAGATGCTCTCGGCGTTTCTCACCTTCGGCATCGCCTTTCTCGCTCGGCCGTTAGGCTCGGCGCTGTTCGGCCACTTCGGTGACCGCATCGGGCGCAAATCGACCCTGGTCGCCTCCTTGCTGCTGATGGGCGTGTGCACCACGCTGATCGGCGTGCTGCCGGGTTACGACGCCATCGGGGCCTGGGCGCCGATCCTGCTTTGTGTGCTGCGCTTCGGCCAGGGTTTGGGACTGGGCGGCGAATGGGGCGGCGCGGCATTGCTGGCGACGGAGAATGCACCCAAGGGCAAACGCGCCTGGTTCGGCATGTTTCCGCAGCTCGGCCCTTCGATTGGCTTTCTCGCCGCCAACGGTTTGTTCCTGACGCTGGCGATGACATTGGACGACGAACAGTTCCGCTCGTGGGGCTGGCGGATTCCGTTCCTGCTCAGCGCCGCGCTGGTGATGGTCGGCCTGTACGTGCGCCTCAAGCTGCACGAAACGCCAGTGTTCGCCAATGCCATGGCGCGTCAGGAAAGGGTGAAGATCCCGCTGGTCGAGCTGTTCAGCCAATACTGGATGCCGGTGTTGCTGGGTGCCGGGTCGATGGTGGTGTGCTACGCGCTTTTCTACATCTCGACGGTGTTTTCGCTGAGTTACGGTGTGTCGACGCTCGGCTACACCCGCGAAACCTTCCTCGCGCTGCTGTGCTTCGCCGTGCTGTTCATGGCCGCCGCGACGCCGTTGTCGGCCTGGGCCAGTGACCGTTATGGGCGCAAACCGGTGCTAATCATCGGTGGCGTGCTGGCGATTCTGTCCGGGTTCTTGATGGAGCCGCTGCTGACCCAGGGTTCGACCTGGGGCGTGGCGCTGTTCCTGTGCATCGAGTTGTTTCTAATGGGCGTGACGTTCGCACCGATGGGTGCGCTGCTGCCGGAGCTGTTTCCGACACACGTGCGCTATACCGGCGCGTCAGCGGCCTACAACCTGGGCGGTATTGTCGGAGCCTCGGCGGCGCCGTTCTTCGCGCAGAAGCTGGTGGCGATGGGCGGTTTGAGTTATGTCGGCGGGTATGTGTCGGGGGCGGCGGTGCTGAGTTTGATTGCGGTGCTGTGCCTGAAAGAGACGCGGCATAACGATTTGAATCGGGTTGCCTGA
- the purT gene encoding formate-dependent phosphoribosylglycinamide formyltransferase, with amino-acid sequence MTRIGTPLSPTATRVLMCGCGELGKEVVIELQRLGVEVIAVDRYANAPAMQVAHRSHVINMLDGAALRAVIEAEKPHFIVPEIEAIATATLVELEAEGFTVIPTARAAQLTMNREGIRRLAAEELDLPTSPYHFADTFEDYSKAVQDLGFPCVVKPVMSSSGKGQSLLRSADDVKTAWEYAQEGGRAGKGRVIIEGFIDFDYEITLLTVRHVGGTTFCAPVGHRQEKGDYQESWQPQAMSPVALAESERVAKAVTEALGGRGLFGVELFIKGDQVWFSEVSPRPHDTGLVTLISQDLSQFALHARAILGLPIPLIRQFGPSASAVILVEGQSTQTAFANLGAALSEPDTALRLFGKPEVNGQRRMGVALARDESIETARAKATRASQAVVVEL; translated from the coding sequence ATGACCCGTATCGGAACTCCATTGTCGCCAACCGCGACCCGCGTATTGATGTGTGGCTGTGGTGAGTTGGGCAAGGAAGTGGTGATCGAGCTGCAACGCCTGGGCGTTGAAGTGATTGCCGTGGATCGCTACGCCAACGCGCCGGCCATGCAAGTGGCTCATCGCAGCCACGTGATCAACATGCTCGACGGCGCCGCCCTGCGTGCGGTGATCGAAGCCGAGAAGCCGCATTTCATCGTGCCGGAAATCGAAGCCATCGCCACCGCGACCCTGGTCGAACTGGAAGCCGAAGGCTTCACCGTGATCCCGACCGCGCGTGCCGCGCAGCTGACCATGAACCGTGAAGGCATCCGTCGTCTGGCCGCCGAAGAGCTGGACCTGCCGACCTCGCCGTACCACTTCGCCGACACGTTCGAGGATTACAGCAAGGCCGTTCAGGACCTGGGTTTCCCGTGCGTGGTCAAGCCAGTGATGAGTTCGTCGGGCAAAGGCCAGAGCCTGCTGCGCAGCGCCGATGATGTGAAAACCGCGTGGGAGTATGCGCAAGAAGGCGGCCGCGCCGGTAAAGGTCGCGTGATCATCGAAGGTTTCATCGACTTCGACTACGAAATCACTCTGCTGACCGTGCGTCACGTCGGCGGTACCACGTTCTGCGCGCCGGTCGGTCACCGTCAGGAGAAGGGCGACTATCAGGAATCCTGGCAGCCGCAAGCCATGAGCCCGGTTGCCTTGGCGGAATCCGAGCGCGTGGCCAAAGCGGTCACTGAAGCCTTGGGCGGTCGTGGTCTGTTTGGTGTCGAGCTGTTCATCAAAGGCGATCAGGTGTGGTTCAGCGAAGTTTCACCGCGTCCGCATGACACCGGCCTGGTGACCCTGATTTCTCAGGACCTGTCGCAATTCGCGCTGCACGCGCGGGCTATTCTGGGCCTGCCGATTCCGTTGATCCGTCAGTTTGGGCCATCGGCTTCGGCGGTGATCCTGGTGGAAGGGCAATCGACCCAGACCGCTTTCGCCAACCTGGGCGCTGCGTTGAGCGAGCCGGATACGGCGTTGCGTCTGTTTGGCAAGCCTGAGGTGAATGGTCAGCGGCGGATGGGTGTGGCGTTGGCGCGGGATGAGTCGATTGAAACGGCTCGCGCTAAAGCAACCCGTGCTTCTCAGGCTGTTGTTGTAGAGCTGTAA
- a CDS encoding SIS domain-containing protein, which translates to MTSKMLEEALSSFEAVQAQLQQLDPQMIEIAGRLRRQPPQVAMTVARGSSDHAASYFAYLTMQQLGIPVASMPMSVVTMQQAPLKVSGQVAFAFSQSGQSPDLVNSLRLLRKRGALSISMVNAESSPLEAACEFSLPLCAGTESSVAATKSFIATLSASARLIAHWKQDEELLEAGLALPEGLRDAVRQDWSLAIDALRDCQRLMVIGRGAGFAIAQEAALKFKETSAIQAEAFSSAEVRHGPMALINENYPLLVFAPRGAEQAGLLSLAADMRQRGARVLLAAPDDIAERDLTLTRAEHPALDPILAIQSFYVMAAGLAVARGMDPDQPRHLSKVTRTH; encoded by the coding sequence TTGACTTCAAAAATGCTTGAAGAGGCGCTGTCCTCGTTCGAAGCCGTGCAAGCGCAATTGCAGCAGCTCGACCCGCAGATGATCGAGATCGCCGGCCGCCTGCGCCGCCAGCCGCCGCAAGTGGCGATGACTGTCGCTCGCGGCAGCTCCGACCATGCCGCCAGTTACTTCGCCTACCTGACCATGCAGCAACTCGGGATTCCCGTGGCGTCGATGCCGATGTCGGTGGTGACCATGCAGCAAGCGCCCTTGAAGGTCAGCGGGCAGGTGGCGTTCGCCTTCTCCCAATCCGGGCAAAGTCCCGATCTGGTCAACAGCCTGCGTTTGCTGCGCAAGCGCGGCGCCTTGAGCATTTCCATGGTCAACGCCGAGAGCTCGCCGCTGGAAGCCGCGTGTGAGTTCAGCCTGCCGCTGTGCGCGGGGACGGAAAGCAGCGTCGCCGCGACCAAGAGTTTTATCGCCACCCTCAGTGCCAGCGCCCGCCTCATCGCGCACTGGAAACAAGACGAGGAATTGCTGGAAGCCGGCCTTGCGCTGCCGGAAGGTCTGCGCGATGCCGTCCGACAGGACTGGAGCCTCGCCATCGATGCACTGCGCGATTGCCAGCGTCTGATGGTGATCGGCCGGGGCGCCGGTTTTGCCATCGCCCAGGAAGCGGCGCTCAAATTCAAGGAAACCTCGGCGATCCAGGCTGAAGCCTTCAGCAGTGCCGAAGTCCGTCATGGGCCGATGGCGTTGATCAACGAGAACTATCCGTTGCTGGTGTTCGCCCCGCGCGGCGCCGAACAGGCGGGCTTGCTCAGCCTCGCCGCCGACATGCGCCAACGCGGCGCCCGTGTGTTGCTGGCCGCACCGGATGACATCGCCGAACGCGACCTCACCCTGACCCGCGCCGAGCACCCGGCCCTTGACCCGATTCTGGCGATCCAGAGTTTCTATGTCATGGCCGCCGGTTTGGCGGTGGCGCGAGGCATGGACCCGGATCAGCCACGGCACCTGAGTAAAGTCACGCGCACGCATTGA
- a CDS encoding NUDIX hydrolase translates to MKFCSQCGNPVTQRIPEGDSRLRFVCDSCHAIHYQNPNIVAGCVATWGSKVLLCRRAIEPRLGYWTLPAGFMENGETIEQAAIRETAEEACARVRNLSIYTLIDVPHISQVHVFFRAELVDLDFSAGPESLEVALFDEADIPWSDLAFRTVGRTLECFFTDRRTEVYPVRSESIQPLAQPAIT, encoded by the coding sequence ATGAAATTTTGCAGTCAGTGCGGCAACCCGGTGACCCAACGCATTCCGGAAGGCGATTCGCGTCTGCGTTTTGTCTGTGACAGCTGTCACGCCATTCACTACCAGAACCCCAATATCGTCGCCGGCTGCGTGGCGACCTGGGGCTCGAAAGTGTTGCTGTGCCGACGCGCCATCGAGCCACGGCTCGGCTACTGGACCCTGCCCGCCGGTTTCATGGAGAACGGCGAAACCATCGAGCAGGCGGCCATTCGCGAAACGGCTGAAGAAGCCTGTGCGCGGGTGCGCAACCTGAGCATCTATACGTTGATCGACGTGCCGCACATCAGTCAGGTGCATGTGTTCTTTCGCGCCGAACTGGTGGACCTGGATTTTTCCGCCGGCCCCGAGAGCCTGGAAGTGGCACTTTTCGACGAAGCCGACATCCCGTGGTCCGACCTGGCTTTCCGCACGGTGGGCCGTACCTTAGAATGCTTCTTCACTGACCGGCGGACCGAGGTCTACCCCGTGCGGTCCGAGTCGATCCAGCCGCTTGCGCAGCCTGCCATCACCTGA
- a CDS encoding DUF1289 domain-containing protein has protein sequence MSTPERPVLSPCVNICALDDDDICTGCQRTVEEITRWSRMDNEERRKVLGLCHERAKSSGLLWMLPSRSDS, from the coding sequence ATGAGCACGCCAGAACGTCCGGTCCTGTCGCCCTGCGTGAATATCTGTGCGCTGGACGACGATGACATTTGCACCGGGTGTCAGCGCACAGTGGAAGAGATCACGCGCTGGAGCCGGATGGACAACGAAGAGCGCCGCAAGGTGTTGGGGTTGTGTCATGAGCGGGCGAAATCGAGTGGATTGCTCTGGATGCTGCCTTCCAGATCCGATTCCTGA
- a CDS encoding transporter associated domain-containing protein, whose product MDDLPIGPMLAVVALLILWSGLFTAIEAARQHLLAQRTASRSSDKPVAKLSFPLNSLIFCNTLCRALVVVISTLLAIFTWVENGPWAACVGAGVVLLVFADYLPRTLAARYPDAILSLGNTLLGAPLKIIYPAAWLLNGISQLLMRPFARKANVVQQSEDETQNDRYDDLEHPVCRPHPVSGIHALDNITVNDILVPRSDVDGINLDDSIEEILEQLRANRRTRLPVFHSDINQVEAVLNTRQIRHLLPDGHLTREALLAACHDPYFVPESTPLQLQLLNFHKQQRRLGMVVDEYGEVLGIVTLEDILEEIVGEFESQHSLDNPHIHPQADGRLVIDGAASIRDLNKSLGWHLPSDGPKTLNGLVTEALETIPDSAVCLKIGRYRLEILETEDNRVTRVLIWHTSSIPVVI is encoded by the coding sequence ATGGACGACTTGCCCATAGGGCCGATGCTCGCAGTAGTGGCCCTGTTGATTTTATGGTCGGGGCTGTTTACCGCCATCGAGGCGGCGCGGCAGCACTTGCTGGCCCAACGCACGGCCTCGCGCTCCAGCGACAAGCCGGTGGCGAAGCTGAGTTTTCCACTCAACAGCCTGATTTTCTGTAACACCCTGTGCCGCGCGCTGGTGGTGGTCATCAGCACCTTGCTGGCGATTTTCACCTGGGTCGAAAATGGTCCATGGGCGGCTTGCGTTGGCGCTGGCGTGGTTCTGCTGGTATTCGCCGACTACCTGCCGCGCACCCTCGCCGCCCGCTACCCTGATGCGATCCTGTCCCTGGGAAACACCTTGCTGGGCGCCCCCCTGAAAATAATCTACCCGGCCGCCTGGCTGCTCAATGGCATCAGCCAGTTGCTGATGCGACCGTTTGCCCGCAAGGCCAACGTGGTGCAGCAAAGCGAAGACGAGACGCAGAATGATCGGTACGACGATCTTGAACACCCTGTCTGTCGCCCGCACCCGGTGTCGGGCATCCACGCGCTGGACAACATCACAGTCAACGACATTCTGGTGCCGCGCAGTGACGTCGACGGGATCAACCTCGACGACTCGATCGAAGAAATCCTCGAGCAGCTTCGCGCCAATCGGCGTACGCGCCTGCCGGTTTTTCACAGCGACATCAATCAGGTTGAAGCGGTGCTCAACACCCGGCAGATCCGCCATCTGCTGCCCGACGGCCACCTGACGCGCGAAGCGCTGCTGGCCGCGTGTCACGATCCGTACTTCGTGCCGGAAAGCACCCCGCTGCAACTGCAACTGCTGAACTTCCACAAGCAGCAGCGTCGCCTGGGCATGGTGGTCGACGAGTACGGCGAAGTGCTGGGCATCGTCACCCTGGAAGACATTCTCGAAGAAATCGTCGGCGAATTCGAAAGCCAGCACAGCCTGGACAACCCGCACATCCATCCGCAGGCCGACGGCCGACTGGTGATCGATGGTGCGGCGTCGATACGCGACTTGAACAAAAGCCTCGGCTGGCACTTGCCCAGCGACGGCCCGAAAACCCTTAACGGGCTGGTGACCGAGGCGCTGGAGACGATTCCGGACAGCGCGGTGTGCCTGAAGATCGGGCGTTATCGGCTGGAGATTCTGGAGACGGAAGACAATCGGGTTACCCGTGTGCTGATCTGGCACACGAGTTCAATTCCAGTGGTTATCTGA
- a CDS encoding GntR family transcriptional regulator, translating into MNDLQALRPDDTQPTPLYLQLARNLEAAIHAGQWKAEQAMPSERNLSELLGISRVTARKALEVLFEQGLIRRNQGSGTFITPRLEQPLSRLSGFSEMLRLKGFVPGSQWLEREITPPTHEELIRLGLSPNDKVARLKRLRKADDTVMAIEMSTLPASIIPRPQAVGDSLYEYLDGIGKPIVRALQHIQAINASDEFAALVGIAPGTAMLLMTRVGYLEDNTPIEVTDTYCRNDYYDFVAELRR; encoded by the coding sequence ATGAACGACCTCCAGGCACTCCGTCCTGACGACACCCAGCCCACGCCGCTGTACCTGCAACTGGCGCGCAATCTGGAAGCGGCGATCCATGCCGGCCAGTGGAAAGCCGAGCAGGCGATGCCGTCGGAACGCAACCTCAGCGAATTGCTGGGCATCTCCCGCGTCACCGCTCGCAAGGCGCTGGAAGTGCTGTTCGAACAAGGCTTGATCCGCCGCAACCAGGGTTCCGGTACGTTCATCACGCCACGCCTGGAACAACCGCTGTCGCGTCTTTCGGGGTTCAGCGAGATGTTGCGGCTCAAGGGCTTCGTCCCCGGCTCGCAATGGCTGGAACGTGAAATCACCCCGCCGACCCACGAAGAACTGATCCGCCTCGGCCTCTCGCCGAACGACAAGGTGGCGCGGCTCAAACGCCTGCGCAAAGCCGACGACACCGTGATGGCCATCGAAATGAGCACCCTGCCCGCCTCAATCATTCCCAGGCCGCAAGCAGTGGGCGACTCCCTTTACGAATACCTCGACGGCATCGGCAAACCGATCGTCCGCGCCTTGCAGCACATTCAGGCGATCAACGCCTCGGACGAATTCGCCGCGCTGGTCGGCATCGCTCCCGGCACCGCCATGTTGCTGATGACCCGGGTCGGCTACCTCGAAGACAACACACCGATCGAAGTCACCGACACCTATTGCCGCAACGACTACTACGACTTTGTCGCAGAGCTTCGTAGATAA
- a CDS encoding VUT family protein codes for MLFLIAYICSVVLINYAFSTAPHLDIIWSAWGGLVFVLRDMVQTRFGHGAIAAMLAALVLSYVTSDPSIALASATAFAVSECIDWLVFSVTKRPLHDRLWISSALSIPLDTFIFFGMIDAFTPAVILTAMGSKFAGVTAVWLIMAWRLRKQAVAS; via the coding sequence ATGCTCTTCCTGATCGCCTACATCTGCAGCGTCGTGCTGATCAACTACGCCTTCTCCACCGCGCCACACCTGGACATCATCTGGTCCGCCTGGGGCGGTTTGGTGTTTGTGCTGCGCGACATGGTGCAAACCCGCTTCGGCCATGGCGCGATCGCGGCCATGCTGGCGGCGCTGGTGCTGTCGTACGTCACATCCGATCCTTCCATCGCCCTGGCCAGCGCCACGGCGTTCGCCGTGTCCGAGTGCATCGACTGGCTGGTGTTCAGTGTCACCAAACGTCCGCTGCACGACCGCCTGTGGATAAGTTCGGCCCTGAGCATTCCCCTCGATACCTTCATCTTCTTCGGCATGATCGACGCCTTCACCCCGGCCGTGATTCTCACCGCCATGGGCTCGAAGTTCGCCGGCGTCACGGCCGTATGGCTGATCATGGCGTGGCGCTTGCGCAAACAGGCCGTCGCCAGCTGA
- a CDS encoding cytochrome C assembly family protein, with the protein MLPLSPSLLTTLAAACLYAAATIYQGTRLATGAKANKRLLVTLGVLAVLAHSASLFTHLLTPIGLGLDFFSAASLIAAAVIALTLLACSRIPVENLLILLFPLGAATVLLAQFAPAGTVQIIDEAPGILAHILLSILAYGMFTIAVFQALLLLVQDHQLKHKHPSGLIKNFPPLQTMESLLFGFLWAGWTLLSLSLISGWLFVDNLFAQHLVHKTLLACLAWIVFSVLLWGRNRLGWRGHKAIRWTLAGFCLLMLAYFGSKLVREYILHI; encoded by the coding sequence ATGCTCCCCTTGTCACCCAGTTTGCTGACTACCCTCGCCGCCGCCTGCTTATATGCCGCTGCGACCATCTATCAGGGCACTCGCCTGGCCACCGGCGCCAAGGCGAACAAGCGCCTGCTGGTCACGCTCGGCGTGTTGGCCGTGCTGGCTCACAGCGCCAGTCTGTTCACCCATCTGCTGACGCCCATCGGCCTGGGCCTGGACTTCTTCAGTGCCGCCAGCCTGATCGCCGCCGCGGTCATCGCCCTGACCCTGCTGGCCTGCTCGCGGATCCCGGTGGAAAACCTGCTGATATTGCTGTTCCCGCTGGGCGCCGCGACCGTGCTGCTGGCGCAGTTCGCCCCGGCCGGTACGGTGCAGATCATCGACGAAGCGCCGGGCATCCTCGCGCACATCCTGCTGTCGATCCTCGCGTACGGCATGTTCACCATCGCGGTGTTCCAGGCCTTGCTGCTGCTGGTTCAGGACCATCAACTCAAGCACAAGCACCCGTCCGGGCTGATCAAGAACTTCCCGCCGCTGCAAACCATGGAAAGCCTGTTGTTTGGTTTCCTCTGGGCCGGCTGGACGCTGTTGTCGCTGTCACTGATCTCTGGCTGGCTGTTCGTCGACAACCTGTTCGCCCAGCACCTGGTGCACAAAACCCTGCTGGCGTGCCTGGCCTGGATCGTCTTCAGCGTGTTGCTTTGGGGTCGTAACCGCCTCGGCTGGCGCGGACACAAGGCCATTCGCTGGACCCTCGCCGGTTTCTGCCTGCTGATGCTCGCGTATTTCGGCAGCAAGCTGGTCCGTGAATACATCCTGCACATCTGA